Genomic DNA from Oreochromis aureus strain Israel breed Guangdong linkage group 13, ZZ_aureus, whole genome shotgun sequence:
CCCCCTCTTTCAGCCCCTTGGAAACAGCCTCCGACCTGCAGCAGTAGTAAGTCAATGCCTCTCCTCcttattttaatgtttgtgcGTCCTCCTTCCAGTGTGTAGATTATTATTTAAGTCATCTTATGGGTATAAATATCATTGAGAGATTTCTCCACCCTGGTGAGGTCGCCCGCCTACAACCAGGAGACTCCTGCTTCCTGAGGAGATCCTGTTAATAAGGCAAAAAGCCACCAGAACAGTGCGTCCTCTGTCCGTATTTCTTTTTTACGTGGGTGGGTGGTTGTGGTGTCGAGACATGGCTGCTATGTGGTGATTTATTTAAAGACAGCAACCTGGATGTCACTGGGATAGAGGGAACTTGCCCAGCTGCTGCATAACTCAGAAAACCGTTATCTCCCTTCCAATGTGTGCACAGAACGAGGATGAGCAACTGGATTATGAGAGATGATGTTAGCTCACATTAGGACAAAGCttttgatcattttaattttgtctGGCGAGACTGGCAATGCtgtcttttctgtttgtgtaataaaatgttagGAATTTAGGTATGAGTAATAGTCACTGTCATGCGCTTACAGTCCAGAAGTTTCCATCTGCTACAATCATTATGTCATCATGGCCAAGCATTTGCAAAAGAGATTCGTACCCCGGCTTTTTAATCCACTGATTTGCTGTTAATTTGAAAGGAAGAAGTGGCTGATGAAAGCCGAGTGGAATTTCACTCACCCAAAAGTTTTCAAGGGAAACCTCAGCTCATAAACTGACTTCCTTCAAAGGCACATATGTTTATGGCagtcctcttctttttttttacttttttgactCTGTCTGAAGTTGAAGACTTTTCAAGATCTGTGTGTTGCCCAAATAGCATCATTAGGCTCACGCTAAGCAAATTTGTGTATGTTTTGAGGCAGCACAGCACATGGGAGTGCATCTTATTCTCTTAGAAATAGATCCATTAAAAACTGATCTAATGAACGCACAAAATAGAAATTTGTCATGATGGAGCAGTACATACACAGTGACTTGCATTTCATGGAAATCCTCATCATTCCAGATAAATGGGTTACTGTTTTTAACCTGCAGGAAGTGTTGCTGCTTTTAAAGCGTCACAGTGGTGTCTGATTTTCCTTGAACCTTCCCCAGAGATTCTTCTTCTCCTAAGTCTGGCATGGCTCCTGTACTGTACATTTCCTGGAGACCATTTATGTGAATTCTTGCAAGTAACCTAGAGCCAACGTGATTTTAATGGCTCTGTATAGCCAGCAGcgcacatatttttttttctccgacAGCTATGAAAGAGCGTCTTGTTGAGGTATTCGCAAGTATGTAAAACTTTGGCTTGGCAGCACTGCAGATGTTAAACACTATGGTTTGAATGGGTTTTTATATTACCAAGATGTTATTGGCGACTACGTCTCTTTAAACGGGAGGATTGTTTGTACAGAGAGAGAAGCAGCATGAGTAACACATGACAGCATGGGAAAGAGAGTTAACCTGAGAGTCTTACAGGTGCATGGCAGGGGCTGATGTACCATGTGGGAATGTTGGGAGAATATTTATAGAAATCTCTGCTGCTGGCCTCTCTAGAATGCCAAGATATCTGTTGTAGCCAGTGTCTTCTCTCAACATCAGCCTCCAAATtcagcctttctctctccctctcttgtttagcttttttctgtttctggttATTTCGTCTCCCACAAGTCTGCGAAGACAGGAATTACCTCAAGATATGCTAAATAAGAACCATATGGCAGCCCATTACCCAATTTGTGTGCCTTTGGCTatcataaaaacattcaacaacAGCTCTTGCTGAACGAAATTGACTGTGTTTAATTAGCTGTCTGCGTTCCTGTGATTTGCTGTCTAGCTCCTCAAGCAAGTCTGGACACAGCGAGGTGGAGAAGGACAGAGGATCATCTACTGATGAGCCTGTGGCTCCAGAATGTGACCGTCATGTTTACAAGAGTGTCCTGGAGGGCGGCGATATTCCCTTACAAGGTCTACGGGCTCTAAACAAGCGCCATggcagctcctcctcctctaaaGGTAGGATAGCAGCTACTTCACATATGTGgcctgtaaaaaaacaacaaaaaaagcaggtgtgtgtatgtttatgtaTGTGGACATAGTAGACAGTTCAGCCGGCCTTTAAAGGCCTCTCCTGCCGAGACAGAACCAATCAGTTAGAGACGGTGATGCTGGACCATTCAAATCATCAGACAGGGatacatgtgtttctgtttacttTTATGTTGGAATTCACACATTTTTCTTTGCTCCCAGACCACACAGCATTGGCCAATCACCTCACAGCATTCATTTCCCCCAGAAGCTTTTAATGCCATGGATGTTTTCATCAAGCGTGTACTGTATctgctttggaaaactcacggAGGGAGTGAGGTTGTCTTGTTAAGTCGATGGAAGCTAACCTTGGGGCTCTCCcccccacacccacccacccgcCCACCCTTGCTCCAGTTGTGAGCTGCCAGTCGCTAGGCAGGCTTAGGGCAAGACTCCAAAGCGTTCCAGCGCCAGGGAGCTGAGGGCCAGTGAGGGGATGGACGAGGAGATACGCGTGAGATAAAACGAGCTCTGCTCTTCACAACCCAGCCAGACAGGGTTGAGATAAACAGAAGGGACACAGAGGGTGGGCGGGCATGAGGAAGTCAGCTGTCAGTATGGGGTCAGGGGCTGGAATGCCTGCGCACATGGCTAGAGAGAGAAACACTCGGgtggagagaagaagagatgTAAGAAAAAGAGTGGAAGGGGCAGTTTGACCCAGTGCATGTCAGTACATTACATTAGGGATCATAGCAGATTATAAACTGCCCACCAATAGTTAAAGTTTGGTGTATTttccattaaaaatgactgttaCAGGAATCTTTTAAAAGAAGAGCCATTTACGTCTGCTGTTCTGGACCAATTTGTGTTGACTTTCAACCATTTGAACTGTGGTAAATAAATTTGGCTCTCCAGTCAACTGACTACCACACTCCTGTTTCACCCTCCCGCCTGAGGCGCCACCTTGATCATTAGAGTCTCTTTCTATTTAAGACACAGAAGGTAGAGTGTAGACAAGCCCGAAGACATAACCAAGTGCAAGGAACACTTCATCATCATGTGTTTCTGCCTTGCGctcttaaaataaaattgaaaaaatatCTTTGTGTTTCAAAGAACGGAGCCTCCTTCTGGGCTTTTTTTGTGGGCTGAATGGTAACTCTTTACTTGCCATATGACTTGGATAGTATATCAAGTTAACTTCCTCAGTGCGTGTGTTTTTCCTGGCAGATACGAACACGACAGATTGGTCACTCATGCTACAGAAGTGGCTCGCAGCATGCGAAAGCGTTGTGTCATTTCCCAGTGCCATCTGTAGTGCTGTCACAAGCTTAGTATAGCCAGGAACTGACATGAGTATTTCTCAtaggttttcatttttcactgtgCAGGTTGACTCAGagtagtttattttgtttttttgttttttttcttgcagccGTGTAGGAGGAGCGGTGTATTAGCACTAGTGCCAGCAGCCATTTATCACTGTAGACGTCTGTGTAATTGCTAAAAGGAGAGGAGATTTGTGTAGGAGGATAACGCAATGGAGGATAATTTTACTGCTTACTGGAATACAAATAGATAACAGAAAGGTTTTGCAttattctttgtttgtttttaaaatgtcagttACTGTAGTCCTTGAGTGAGTCCTTTATAACCTCTGACATCACATAACATTTCATGGTATATTACCCTTTTGATACTTCCTGTTTCACTCATTATGTTGCTGTTCGCAGTGATACTGATAAAGGCGGAATCTGCTAGTTCTATCTTTGTAAAACATTATCCTCTGCTGCAGCACCatgttttttagctttttaacaGTCATATATTACTTGATGCACAGTGCATCAAGTCTGATTCCTCTTCTCATCAACTTCTGATGGAATTTGGTCTTTATTTTAGAACTGTGCCTGACTGTtttagtgtgtatgtgtgtaaaccTGTGACCATTGTAATCTAATATGTTGTTTATTCTGTTGTCCTGCATGCTTGCCAGTGGATTATAAAGGTGGGAATAGCTATATAATTTCACCCTGCTCCTCTGTAAATAGTCGATCAAGTCTTGCCAGTAATGCAATAGGTAACCAATGTAAGAGTAAGAAGCCTCTATCTGCTGCCAAAGCCTGCATACCCCAAATCCTGCCCTCTAAGTTTAAGCCCAAACTGCTGCCACCCTGTGGCAACAGTAAGGAAAGCAGGACTAAAGATGCCAGGCACCCAAAGGCCCACAGCTGTGAGGATATCTACACGGGGCAATGTGACACAGACTGTGCTGAAGCGGAGGCCCAACATTCAGATTCTAGGTCCAGCTGTGGGAGTGAGTGTGGCGATGGTCTCAGAAATGTTTCCCCTGCAATTAGGAGAAGCGCATCAGATTTTTCCAGCCTGTACAGGACCATGCATCACATCCAGCGGCCCAGCTCGACCGGCTGCAGTCCACACGGCAGTGTCCGTAGCCTGACCTCGCTTTTTGAAAAACCAAAGGCCAACGGGGATGAGAGGTCAGAGGCAGATGATGGGGGTAGCATTCCACGGGATACTGTATCCTCACGGGTCAACGAGTTTGAAATGATTATCCAGCGCTCCACCTCGGCTCCAAGCCGCTCCTCCTCCTTGCCCATCCTGCACTCCAGCCGCAGCCACAGCCCCAGCCACAGCCCCAGCCACAGCCCTGCCCACCTCTACATGGCCTCTGCAGTGTCGGCGGAGTCCCTTTTAGTGGCCAACAACACGCAGGCTGATGTCTGCAACCTGGACGAGCAGGAGGGCAAGAGTTCTGGGGAGGAGGACATGTCACCAGAAAGTGTGATGGTGGAGGAGGCTGCTTCTTCCACAGAGGACAGACATGACAGCAGAACTGAATCCCCCTGTAACACAGAAGCAGAAGTTGAACAAATCCTGAGAGAAATTTCCCCAGAACTAAATCACCAAAACATCAGTGAATCAAAGAGCCCCTCAGTGATGCTTACAGCATCTCCTCCGCAACACAACCATctccaccatcaccaccaccacctcctacACCACTTGAACAATCAACTCCTCCTCAAACCCAGCAAATGCAAAGGCTCTTGCCCAGCTTCCTACACCCGCTTTACCACTATCCTCAGGCATGAGAGGCAGCAGGCCACGAACCAGCAGGAGAAGCAGCCacccacagagaagaagaccaCACTACCCGGAAACCTCTTCCTCATGGGCCCTGCTCCCTTCAGGTTACGGAAGAACCCACAATCCCATCAGACTCGGAGGATGTTGTTAGCCACCAGGGTGCCAGCGGGCACCCAGAGGCCTATCAGTCTCTCGCCTGAGCTCAGACCTTCCATCCCTCAGCGTCTGTCCTCCCTGGAGGTTCTGGAGAGGCTGAGTAACGGAGAGGAAAACAACACTGGCTACCTGAGTAACGGGCAGGGCTTGGACGCCAACGGGAACCTACTGCAGCCGCTGGCAGCTCACCGCAGAGGTGGCTATCTCCATCCCTTCACCACTTGTCACCCTCCCTCCCTGTGTGGTCTTTCATTTATCTTGACTCTATCTTCACCTTGTGTCCCTTTTCTCCACAAAGCAATGCCGCCACCTTCCATCTCAAGTCTGTGTGGTGTGTTTACAAAGTGACAGGGAACTCTCCATTTCATTCTGAGTGTGCTGTTCGGTGCCCTTCCATTTCACTGTCAATGAGTATGGTCCCACAAATGCATCAAAACACTTCAGTGACTGTAGGGGAGGTTCAGGAAGCTTTTGGTAATGTATATAATCCCTGGACATCAGATTTGAGTTGTTTGCATGCTGTGTAGGTCTGCATAGGCATTACATCGAAAACAAGcagtattttattatattatgcGATGTAATGTAATACTTTGAATGCATTACCTTGCATTGAAATGCACATCCTACTATGTAAAAGCGACATTTTTAGGAATTGACTCTGATATTTAGGCATTTAACAGAGCAAAGGCTTTCTCAAACTGATGGCTTATTGTGTCCATTTTTGTACCCTCTCTGCTTTTTGGGACTGTCCACATCTACCATGTTTCATTCCTTAGCCTGTCAGGATGTTTCCTGCTTTAACTTATCTCATATAACAGACGCTACTCTGAGCATCTGATAGAAACCCTGAAGCATTAACAGCTGTTTCTTGTGGCCCTCATTCGgacacaaaatgaaacatctATGGTGGTATGGCGGTTTTAGCAATACTTACAATACTGGATTCTTTAGTAAAATAGTGGATGCTGGTTGGTTGATCAACATCGGTAAAGTCATGATGTCACCTTATTTATTTTGACCATGACACAATAGGTTACATTGTTTCTTTcctgcatttcttttttctttgtcatgaACACACATTGGGTCATTCTGTGTTCATTCCTACGTGCATgcaggattttctttttttaatgtgcgtgtgctgtttgttttagtggtgcaaaaataaaagatgTTTATTTAAATCATGCATGGTTATATTTTTTGTATAGTTTTGAGATTCTTTCACTTTGAGAGTTTTCTGCAATATCATCTTCTTTTGTTTGAAAGTTGGCCTTGAGGTGGTCAGTGAGAACGCTTCACGGGATAATCGCCTCACGGTTTCTGTTTCAGACTCCTCCCCAGCTCACGGAGAAAGCCAGGATGAAGTGTTGAGGAGGCGTCATGGGGACAAAGAGGTGAATTTTCTTCAACTTTAATCCAGACTTTCATAACTGATGCCTCTCAGTGGAAAATTCATGAATTAACCGTCTGAACACAAATACTTTGTTAAAGATTGTTGTGTTCTGAATGAGTTAAACATGAGTGTTATGCCTAACAAAGGATCTGTGAATAAAAGAGTAGAGACCCATATCTGGAGGGTGCAAACAGTTCAGTCTGGTTTCCTGGCAGAAAATCTTGGAGGAGCAGCGGCGGCTGAAGCGGGAACAGGAAGAGGCTGACACAGCATCGAGGCGACACACAAGCATTGTCCCCACACACCACCAGTTCATCACCAACGAGCGCTTTGGAGACCTGCTTAACATCACagataacacagagaaaaggaaATCGGGCATGGAGGTACAATACACGGCAATGTCTTATCCTTGTGTAAGCAGGAAGAAAGACGGCAGATGCTTTGTCACTTTGTGAGTCAGGCTGTGGGGGAGGTCTCTGCAGGCACAGATGGCTTTTCCACTCCTGGTCAAAAATTCATGATAGAAGGCAACATTTGACCTGTTTATCACTGGAATATTTCCCATATACATTTTGATTCAAGTTGCAGAGTGGACTCTGTTTACCAGCTATACGTCCAGAGTGGCAGGCCATGCATGTTGTTTTGCACATTACACACAATAGCTTCTAACTGAGCATGCCCCCGAGGTCAAGTCATCCTTTCAGTCACAGACATATCATTCTTCTCATTGCTAGAATATTTATGTTCAGAGAGGCCAGTGTAGATTTACAGCTCACAACAAATTCCAGGAAAAGCTTTTCTTAGCGCACATAAATGCCAAAGCCCAGAGAGCGTAGTAGCCAAAAAGAACAAAGATGGAGGCATTTAAGGTATTTAGCCTTAAGGGAAACTTTCACTCACTCAGTGCGATTTAGAGAATAACATTGGTGTAGCTGCTGCCAAATAGTAACAGTCACAGacgtttatttttgtttttatatatctACACAGAAAACACCCGCCATGGCTCGCTTTGACTTCAGAGCAGAAACTCTAAAGTAAGTGGAAACGACAAgaatttatatgtatatattgtatagAAAACACCATAAATGCAttgcagctcaatgcagcagcaagGATAACACCACTGAGTTAAATATCTGCCTAGTGGACCTTCATTAATTTTCTCAACTTTTAATAAAGTAGTgccaaaaaaatgtaacaatgaCAGAAAATTACCATTTGACCGTGAAATGATGCTGTATATGTGATCCTCAAAGCGTACTCTCAGTCTTGTTACACTATGAGAGGTTCATCTCTAAATGTGTGTTGGTTTTGTATTTTCAGGGAGCTGCCATTTCAGAAGGGAGACATTGTGTACATCATTCGACAAGTTGATCAGAACTGGTATGAAGGTGAACATCATGGAAGAGTTGGTATTTTCCCTCGAAGCTATGTTGAGGTATATTGCCTGTTAATGTGTGTTATTTGTGACTCATAGTTCATATCTCACtgcgttttttttaaagcatttcagAATCGGTTCCATTCACAATTTGTGccctattttattttcttggttGGTCACATTTGgggtttttgtctgcttgcacAGCTCCTCCCCCCGACAGAGAAAGCACAGCCAAAGAAAAGTGCCCCAGTGCAGGTGCTGGAATATGGAGAAGCTGTCGCCCGCTTTAACTTCACTGGGGACACAGTGGTGGAAATGTCCTTCAGAAAGGTGTGACTTAATAAGAGTTATTATAAACTATTAACTAGCAGAAATTTattccctttttcttttaatccaaacaaggattttttttaaaaatctgatttgcggatctgcctgtgtgtgttcaGGGAGAGAGGATTACACTGATTCGCAGAGTTGACGAGAACTGGTATGAGGGCAAAATTTCAGGCACCAATCGTCAAGGCATTTTCCCCGTCACCTATGTAGAAGTTCACAAACGACCACGGGTCAAAAACGGGGTGGAGTACCCGGATCCACCTGTCAGCCATTCACCTCAGCGCAGCACCAATGCTTCACCACAGGTAGGGATTCAAACACACTGATCACTGAGCAATTTCTCTTACCACCACCTCTGTGTGCTTTTAATATCCAAATATTATTTTCCTTCTACACACACCTCAACACCAACCTTTTAATTTGTGTTGTGTAGAGATTTTGTCACATCtttcatttgctttttctttctcttacccctcttcctctctctgtctccatcATGCCCTAAAAAGCTGTACCGTAATCGTCTCACCACCTCCCCTCTGCCTCTCCCTCGCTCCCCCCGCCGCTCTGTGTCCCCTGAGGTCCATGCTGTCTCCTCTGAGTGGATCTCCCTGACTGTGGGAGGTGGGAGTCCCCCTGCGGCTCCCACTCCTCCGCTGCCACCACTGCCCACTGTGTCCTACCGTTGGGGCGAATACCTGCCCCCACCTTTTTCTGCCAGCCCCGTGCCTCCCATCACTGGCAGCCCATACTGCGTCTCCCCCATGGCCTCCCCATCCGCCTCCCCTCTACCCCCACCTTACCCACCCAGACCCAACTCGACCACCCCCTCCCTCACATTTACCCCACCTCAAGGGGAGGACTTCCTGCTCTCTCCTTCCTCCCCACATGTGTCACGCAGTGTGAGCCCCAGCAGTGGGCCGGTGCTGGAGTGCTGGCTGAGGGGGGAGAAGGAATTGACAGAGGGGGAAGGCGCAGAGGGGGACAGGGGCCGCGCAGGCCCGGGCAGCAGGCGAAATAGCCCTGCAGAGGTATCGTCTGCATGGTGTGTGGTGTTGCATCTGAAGTTCACTCTGGAACACGGCTTATGCCACAGTTTGAGACATTCAAGTAGATTTTCTTGAGAACTGACGCAGACATTTTTGTGGAGAACTAACTGGTAGATCTGACCTGAAGGCGATTTTAGGCTATAGCTGGTTTCAGTTTTAAAGACGGTAACTGAACTGGTCACTTTGCTTACATATGCAAGTCTGCATGGTGTTGTGTGTGAGCCACTAATATGCAAATGGTTTACTGTGTTTAAGCGCTTATGTATTAAGTGTTAGATTTCCTAGCTGCAGAGAACTGTAAGACAAGTGTGTTTGCATTTCCAGGGTTGATCTGCAATAATAATAAGTCCCTATTTTTATACTGTAAATTTCAGCATACAGATGCATGTTGTTGTTTCGTGCACAAGCTTGACAAGTTAGATGCTTCTGTTGGTTGGAAGGtttttcgttttttgttttttgggacAGTAACAAGCTGCTGTGAAGCTGAAATATCCACCTGCAGGAAACCTGACTCAAGCTGGAGTTTGATCATATTCGCAGCACGTTGATATGCAGTGCAAGGCTTTCAttttgaattcttttttttttgtgtgttacagTTTGTAAAAAATGAGGCCGACCATCATGGACGAAGCACCAGAAGCCCTGTGATGCTGTTTGATATCCAAGATAACAACAATGTTAACTCGTTTGCGGTAAGGTGATAGAAAGTGTTCCTGAACCTCTGTTAAAGGTTTACAAAAAGCATGTGTAGTTTGCTACCTGACTTCATCTTGTGCCATCCTAAACATACCACCTTAACAGATCCATTTGACTCACATCACCTTGAACTCCCATACATATTAGACGTATGATATAACAGTTCAACTTACTCTCCTGCTGAAGTTATAGTTAAATATCAATCCTTTTGCAGCTGACGAAGGCGCTATAGCTAGCTTAGCATAAATACCAAAAAAATGGGGAAATGAAATGTATCCAGAGCTGATAAAATTCTCCACCAGCGTCTCTAAAGCACAGTTATCGTCCTAATATGTGTCTTTATgtcaaaatttaaaatgcagCATGGCTGATCAAAACacagatggggtttttttttttttaaagaaaattatgtGAAGCTACTCTTAAATGATTCTGTTTGGCTTTATCATTAAGTAGAAGCCTGAGCCTTTAAGTTGTCAAGCTAAGCTAACAGGCTACCAACTTGAGCTGTCTGCTCACAGAGCTTTCAGCAGCAAAGCCGATAGGTTATTTTGTTCCTTCAAGCTGTACCTGTCAGCCCACCTTTAATACTGCATGCACATACTGCCTTATATCCTGTACAACTGAACTAATATTTCATGTTTCCTGTCTACATGCTCCTACTGGTGACCTTCCTTTTCATGCCTCTTCTCCGGGGTTGGGCCAACACCCCCTCTACCTTTTCTCCTGGCTTTTAACGGATCACATCCTTTTCTGTCTTGCTACTCACTGGAACTACCTTCCTGTCTTGCACTTCACCTCCCCTTCTCTAACTCTTCACCTCCCCTCTTCACCTTCACCTCGGCCTCCTCCGGGACTCTCGGTGGGCcgggtctctctctcttttctgacGACTTCacctactactactactaggAGGCAGTGTGTAATGAGATCTTGAATATAGCTGAGACCTCGGTGAGGTACTGCAGCACCCTGTCCCACCACCATAATGACTCTCTTCATAGACTGCACCCCCACCCCAGTAAACAATCTCTCATCATTTCCCAGCAACCCCAGTCACACAGCAGCAGCCCGGAGCCGAGCCGTCTGAACTGTGGAATGTGAGTAAGATCTGTTTCACTTTCCCTTTCAGACTCTTATTAATATTCTAGGTAAAGACAGACCTAGATTTGCTGATTTCAcactttgtgtcttccctgcttCATGCCGCTCCAGATTTCAGGCTTTGTACAGCTACGTGCCGCAAAACGACGACGAGCTGGAGCTGCAGGAGGGAGATCTCGTCAGCGTCATGGAGAAGTGCGATGACGGCTGGTTCGTTGGTATGTGTCACAGTCCTAGATTCTTCAGAGATGCGGTCACACTCGGTGTGTCACATTAATCTATATAGGGTTTCTGCAAAATGCCAAAAAAGGACTGCACGCGTGCAATGTGCATGCTCAGGGTTCTTTCAGTGTGTCACCTCCTTCATATATAGAGTTTCTAAAGAATGACAGCAGAGGATTGAGTGCAGTGTGCATGCTGAGGTCCTGTACAGAATTTTAAATAAAGCCCAAAGGAGTTATTTTGGTACTAACACTGAGGTCATGTAAGCATTAAATCTGAGAAAGAATCTGATCAATGTTcgtctttcttttcctccacAGGTACATCAAAGCGGACAAAACAGTTTGGGACTTTCCCGGGGAATTACGTGAAGGAGGTGAAACTGTAAAGCTATCTAATCTGGCTGTAACACACGGTTGCCTGTCAAGCTTGGGAAGTCATAACTACCGCGCATGGCTGTTGGTTAGAATAGTCATTTAGCCGGGCGAATATTTTTATCTGGGAAAGTGATCAGATCGGCTCGAGGTATGTCAAACTGCACGAGGCGAAGACGGGGACAGCTCACTGCCCAAACACCTCCATCACATTTTACGCACGTCTCCACAGAAGTCATCGGTCTCCATACGTGGAATTTCTCTGTGAAAGCCTCCTGCAAATTAGCTTTTCGACGTACAAGTAATAGctttcattgtgtgtgtgtaattttacAGTATGCAAGAGTTTGCGTAGCACCTCAGTCTAGAGGCCGGCAGCAGAGCAGTGTATGGATAAAAGGAGCGGATCTTATTACCTGAACTGGACCTGGGGAGGAGTCGGAATGTATTTTGATCTTTCAGGGCCAGAGGTGTTTAACACAGCTGGCAAAGTATGATGTAAATCAGGTATCGTGAATGAAATTGATTCGATTTAGCTTCTTAAAGAAAACCTGTAATATGATCAGTCTATGACCCTGTTAACCAGACAGTTCCCttaaaaaaacagcttaaagTCAGTGCCCTTGGTACTTTAAATACTTAAAGCCTTATGTAAAAAGaccctttttaaaatattgaacTATTTTCCTCCACATTTTCTGAATCATCAGAAAAGTCAGTATTTGCCTCGCAGCATTCACAACTCATTGTAGCCCAAATGTGTTAAATTGAATACAGTATTGCCTTCATTCTCTATCCAAAGGTTGCTAGAGAGAAGTTATTAACAGCCGTGTGCATGAGTAGATACACTAAAATGTTGATGTGCGCTGCTGGCTTCTCTTTTTCTCAGTTTCCACTGCAAACACATATTACAGGACACGCAGATTTTATTGCATGTGTcataaaagtgaaacaaaaactgTGTATATGCACATCctatattttgtatatttttaaaactgtttgctGATTATTGATGCCTTTAAGGTAGCCGGTGGTAGACGCCTAGCTTCAGAGCAACCACAGGACAGGCGTGGTAGCACTTAACTTCCTGTTTGGTCATTTAGGAAGATCCCTCCTAACAGTGTAATAGCACTGATGACTTAAAACTCTTTCAAGTTTTAAGTCAAAGCCAACAAGGTGTCTTAGTATATGatcacagtgattttttttttttttttttagagcgTATTGAGATTTTAACCGTGCCCTTACTGACATGATTGTATATGTAAATGCGTACAGAAAACTGTACACGTACGGCTGCATATTTTCATTCATAATGACTACAGTTGTAAGGTCAGCATTAATACAGCATGCACTATAAGATCATTGAGAGACTGACAAATCACACTGGAGCATGAAACACTATCAGCCAGCCAACACCCTGATAATTGCACTTTTAacttaaagaaaacagaagtaaTGACGCGGTGAACGCCGCTCTTTTTGAGCCTTTAATGGTCGATAGCCGATGGAAGATTGCTTTGATCTCCGCTACCAAAGCATCAGAGCCGTCTTCCTGCAAATACAGAGCGCCCACATTTCCAGCGCCATCAGATCCGGTAACGTGTCAGAATAAAtcctacacacacaaacacacgagcGCGCGCACAGAAAGATGATAGCTATTGTTTTCGT
This window encodes:
- the LOC116318771 gene encoding sorbin and SH3 domain-containing protein 1 isoform X1 is translated as MKGSPDLIPTPDLDPSRVCKGKGVVTLRATLVHIDDEDCISDEPNVISTPSGWTSQINGDSSKAGLAEGGSNDTADLPPVNNTLCQNNSSESIKEYRAPFSTDVQNSVTSTPGSVYPCTSIVNPTIVLLQHNREQQKQLSHSEDPTPERDKSPESRSETVSPVPEMDGKRQRLSLHSPVLSPLNKPIVPVRNTEKSKDWYKTMFKQIHKIPEPIEENPYRPTYIFPESYEIQVKSKDDGPTPFGYLEDVRAVPRSKSENEVDSRGHSMPVPMRSSSLKPSAKRNEWEPPDIKVDTRKYRAEPKSIFEYEPGKSSVLKLERTTQDVSPEDVDLENEPWYKFFSEMEFDKASAPSFSPLETASDLQQYSSSKSGHSEVEKDRGSSTDEPVAPECDRHVYKSVLEGGDIPLQGLRALNKRHGSSSSSKDSSPAHGESQDEVLRRRHGDKEKILEEQRRLKREQEEADTASRRHTSIVPTHHQFITNERFGDLLNITDNTEKRKSGMEKTPAMARFDFRAETLKELPFQKGDIVYIIRQVDQNWYEGEHHGRVGIFPRSYVELLPPTEKAQPKKSAPVQVLEYGEAVARFNFTGDTVVEMSFRKGERITLIRRVDENWYEGKISGTNRQGIFPVTYVEVHKRPRVKNGVEYPDPPVSHSPQRSTNASPQLYRNRLTTSPLPLPRSPRRSVSPEVHAVSSEWISLTVGGGSPPAAPTPPLPPLPTVSYRWGEYLPPPFSASPVPPITGSPYCVSPMASPSASPLPPPYPPRPNSTTPSLTFTPPQGEDFLLSPSSPHVSRSVSPSSGPVLECWLRGEKELTEGEGAEGDRGRAGPGSRRNSPAEVSSAWCVVLHLKFTLEHGLCHSLRHSSRFS
- the LOC116318771 gene encoding sorbin and SH3 domain-containing protein 1 isoform X5, which codes for MKGSPDLIPTPDLDPSRVCKGKGVVTLRATLVHIDDEDCISDEPNVISTPSGWTSQINGDSSKAGLAEGGSNDTADLPPVNNTLCQNNSSESIKEYRAPFSTDVQNSVTSTPGSVYPCTSIVNPTIVLLQHNREQQKQLSHSEDPTPERDKSPESRSETVSPVPEMDGKRQRLSLHSPVLSPLNKPIVPVRNTEKSKDWYKTMFKQIHKIPEPIEENPYRPTYIFPESYEIQVKSKDDGPTPFGYLEDVRAVPRSKSENEVDSRGHSMPVPMRSSSLKPSAKRNEWEPPDIKVDTRKYRAEPKSIFEYEPGKSSVLKLERTTQDVSPEDVDLENEPWYKFFSEMEFDKASAPSFSPLETASDLQQYSSSKSGHSEVEKDRGSSTDEPVAPECDRHVYKSVLEGGDIPLQGLRALNKRHGSSSSSKDSSPAHGESQDEVLRRRHGDKEKILEEQRRLKREQEEADTASRRHTSIVPTHHQFITNERFGDLLNITDNTEKRKSGMEKTPAMARFDFRAETLKELPFQKGDIVYIIRQVDQNWYEGEHHGRVGIFPRSYVELLPPTEKAQPKKSAPVQVLEYGEAVARFNFTGDTVVEMSFRKGERITLIRRVDENWYEGKISGTNRQGIFPVTYVEVHKRPRVKNGVEYPDPPVSHSPQRSTNASPQFVKNEADHHGRSTRSPVMLFDIQDNNNVNSFAQPQSHSSSPEPSRLNCGIFQALYSYVPQNDDELELQEGDLVSVMEKCDDGWFVGTSKRTKQFGTFPGNYVKEVKL